Proteins from one Dysgonomonas sp. HDW5A genomic window:
- a CDS encoding zinc metallopeptidase: MYFGWILFGIIALGGWIVSATLQSKFKKYSKVPLDSGLTGRDVALKMLHDNGIYDVQVVSTQGMLTDNYNPGNKTVNLSEGVYHSNSVAAAAVAAHECGHAVQHAKAYGPLTLRSALVPTVSFASKWVMWVLLAGIFMINTFPILLWIGIGLFAMTTIFSFVTLPVEIDASNRALVWLNTAGIVRDSNKDKAKDALKWAAYTYVVAALGSLATLIYYIFIALGSRR; this comes from the coding sequence ATGTATTTCGGTTGGATTTTATTCGGTATAATTGCTTTGGGAGGCTGGATAGTTTCGGCAACATTACAAAGCAAATTTAAAAAATACTCAAAGGTACCATTAGATAGCGGATTGACAGGTAGAGATGTTGCATTGAAGATGCTGCATGACAATGGTATATATGATGTACAAGTAGTTTCGACCCAAGGTATGCTTACGGATAATTACAATCCGGGCAACAAAACGGTAAACTTAAGCGAAGGTGTTTATCATAGCAATAGTGTGGCAGCTGCTGCGGTTGCGGCACACGAATGCGGACACGCTGTACAGCATGCTAAAGCGTACGGACCTTTGACTTTAAGATCGGCTTTGGTGCCTACGGTTAGCTTTGCTTCGAAATGGGTTATGTGGGTATTATTGGCAGGTATATTTATGATCAATACTTTCCCTATATTATTATGGATTGGTATCGGTTTGTTTGCAATGACTACCATCTTTAGTTTTGTGACATTACCTGTCGAAATTGATGCCAGTAATCGTGCTTTAGTATGGCTTAATACAGCCGGTATTGTAAGAGATTCTAATAAGGATAAAGCAAAAGATGCCTTAAAATGGGCTGCATATACATATGTTGTAGCTGCTTTAGGTTCTTTAGCCACTCTTATTTATTATATCTTTATCGCACTGGGGAGCAGGAGATAA
- a CDS encoding adenylosuccinate synthase: MKADVLLGLQWGDEGKGKIVDVLTPKYEVVARFQGGPNAGHTLEFEGEKYVLRSVPSGIFQGDKINIIGNGVVLDPALFKGEVESLEKSGHDLTKRLLISKKAHLILPTHRLLDACYENAKGDSKIGTTGKGIGPTYTEKVGRGGLRVGDLLCGFDEKYQQVRNRHLEILNQYNFDCSSLAEIEKEWFKGVEKLKEFTFVDSEYYINNALSKHKSVLAEGAQGTMLDIDFGSYPFVTSSNTISSGACIGLGIPPSHIGEVFGIFKAYCTRVGSGPFPTELFDETGDKLRKLGFEFGSVTGRPRRCGWIDLVALRYAIMINGVTQLIMMKSDVLDTFETIKACVAYKIDGKETTEFPFEIGDNVTPVYKELPGWNMDMTKMQSEEEFPQEFIDYVNFLEEELDVTISIVSVGPDRDQTIKRQYFV, translated from the coding sequence ATGAAAGCAGATGTACTACTGGGGTTGCAATGGGGTGACGAAGGTAAAGGCAAAATAGTGGACGTATTAACTCCAAAATATGAAGTAGTAGCCCGTTTTCAAGGCGGACCCAATGCTGGTCATACTTTAGAATTTGAGGGTGAGAAGTATGTCTTAAGATCGGTGCCTTCGGGTATCTTTCAAGGTGATAAGATAAATATCATCGGAAATGGAGTGGTACTGGACCCTGCATTATTTAAAGGTGAAGTTGAGTCTCTTGAAAAGTCGGGGCATGATCTCACTAAACGCCTGTTGATCTCAAAGAAAGCTCATCTTATTTTACCTACACATCGTTTATTGGATGCTTGTTATGAAAATGCTAAGGGAGACTCTAAAATAGGAACTACCGGCAAAGGTATCGGACCGACATATACTGAGAAAGTAGGACGTGGAGGTTTGAGAGTGGGAGATCTCTTATGCGGTTTCGATGAAAAGTACCAACAGGTAAGAAACAGACATCTGGAAATACTAAATCAATATAACTTCGATTGCAGTTCATTGGCTGAAATCGAAAAAGAATGGTTTAAAGGTGTTGAAAAATTAAAAGAATTTACATTTGTAGATAGTGAGTATTATATCAATAATGCTTTGTCAAAACATAAATCGGTCTTAGCAGAAGGAGCACAAGGCACTATGCTGGATATCGACTTCGGGTCTTACCCTTTTGTGACTTCATCTAATACGATCTCTTCGGGAGCATGTATTGGCTTGGGCATTCCTCCCAGTCATATAGGTGAAGTTTTTGGTATTTTCAAGGCATACTGCACACGTGTAGGTAGTGGTCCTTTCCCTACAGAGCTGTTCGATGAAACGGGTGATAAACTTCGCAAGTTAGGCTTTGAGTTTGGATCGGTAACAGGGCGTCCCCGCCGTTGTGGTTGGATTGATCTGGTTGCATTGCGTTATGCTATAATGATCAATGGGGTGACTCAACTGATTATGATGAAAAGCGATGTATTGGATACATTCGAGACTATCAAAGCATGCGTTGCATACAAAATCGATGGTAAAGAAACAACCGAATTTCCTTTTGAAATAGGAGATAATGTAACACCTGTATACAAGGAACTTCCAGGATGGAATATGGACATGACAAAAATGCAGAGTGAAGAAGAGTTTCCTCAGGAATTTATAGACTATGTCAATTTTTTGGAGGAAGAGTTAGATGTTACTATCAGTATTGTATCAGTAGGTCCTGATCGTGATCAGACTATTAAACGTCAATATTTCGTATAA
- a CDS encoding Fur family transcriptional regulator, translated as MDNQKIKEQVLNKFTEYLNQHKHRKTPERFAILDHIYSTKGHFDVDSLFQTMNTQSMRVSRATLYNTIELLLDCGLLVKHQFGANISQYERIYGAENHDHLICTTCGKVKEYKNATPFTQTQQKRFARFKIGYYSMYIYGTCAKCLKEKQQSEKKSKKSEENKINTNKKK; from the coding sequence ATGGATAATCAGAAGATAAAAGAACAGGTTTTAAATAAGTTTACTGAATACCTCAATCAGCATAAACATCGCAAGACGCCCGAACGTTTTGCCATACTTGATCATATCTATTCTACAAAAGGACATTTTGATGTCGATTCGCTTTTTCAAACAATGAATACCCAAAGTATGAGGGTTAGCAGAGCTACACTGTACAATACAATCGAATTGTTATTGGATTGTGGTTTGTTAGTGAAGCATCAGTTTGGAGCAAATATATCTCAGTATGAACGTATATATGGTGCTGAAAACCATGATCACTTAATTTGTACTACATGTGGGAAGGTGAAGGAATATAAAAATGCAACACCATTTACTCAGACACAGCAAAAGAGGTTTGCCCGATTTAAGATTGGCTATTATAGTATGTATATATACGGAACATGTGCCAAGTGCTTAAAGGAAAAGCAACAAAGTGAGAAGAAATCAAAGAAATCAGAAGAAAATAAAATAAATACCAATAAAAAGAAATGA
- a CDS encoding RagB/SusD family nutrient uptake outer membrane protein, which translates to MNKYIKMFALAVIATVSLQSCDSFLDLKPSSSVDSANAINNVQSATAALVGTYDGLQYYYSYGRDFVVYGDVLTNNVKASPTNSNRFTSEAAWSWSVSTADFGYYWNQTYNTINRANNIINAKISGDQTAVNQIVGEAYALRALLHFDLVRMYAQDYNFTTDHSHLGVPYITKHDAAGQPKRNTVNEVYTNILSDLGKAAELVTKMRQVAPYTLSPNAINGLYARVYLYMGNYAKAKEYAELVIPKYSLIPNDKYLASWGEEYTSESIFTLAHNLVDNQGTNALGYIYIEAGYGDLLVEPKFPALYAEGDVRKGWFVNGEAASKKDNIYVEGKYPGRGTPGLDNYSMLRVSEMYLIAAESAARLGDETTARKYLDAIRQRALPTAASTTATGQALIDAILLEKRKELAFEGHYFHDLKRLHLPIIAATTGTGALGQTIQPGDTRLAWPIPQREIDANPNIATQQNPGY; encoded by the coding sequence ATGAATAAATATATTAAAATGTTTGCTTTAGCGGTAATTGCTACCGTATCACTGCAATCCTGTGATAGTTTCTTGGATTTGAAGCCAAGTTCTTCTGTCGATTCCGCAAATGCTATAAATAATGTTCAAAGTGCAACAGCAGCATTAGTTGGAACTTATGATGGGTTACAGTATTATTATAGTTATGGACGTGACTTTGTTGTTTACGGTGATGTTTTAACTAATAACGTAAAAGCCTCTCCTACTAATTCTAATCGATTCACTTCAGAGGCAGCTTGGTCATGGAGTGTGTCAACAGCAGACTTTGGTTATTATTGGAATCAAACATATAATACAATAAACAGGGCTAATAATATAATAAATGCAAAAATTTCTGGAGATCAGACTGCTGTAAACCAGATTGTTGGTGAAGCATATGCTCTTAGAGCTTTACTACATTTTGATTTAGTTCGGATGTATGCTCAAGACTATAATTTTACTACTGATCATTCTCATTTAGGTGTACCATATATAACAAAACATGATGCAGCAGGGCAACCTAAAAGAAATACAGTGAATGAGGTTTATACTAATATTCTTTCCGATTTAGGAAAGGCTGCTGAACTTGTAACTAAAATGCGTCAAGTTGCACCTTATACGCTTTCTCCTAATGCTATAAATGGATTATATGCAAGGGTATATCTTTATATGGGTAACTATGCCAAAGCTAAAGAGTATGCTGAGTTGGTAATCCCTAAATATAGTTTGATCCCCAACGATAAATATCTGGCCTCTTGGGGGGAGGAATATACCTCTGAGTCGATATTCACTTTAGCTCATAATCTTGTGGATAATCAAGGAACTAATGCTTTAGGATATATCTATATTGAAGCTGGTTATGGAGATCTATTGGTGGAACCCAAGTTTCCGGCTCTTTATGCCGAAGGTGATGTTCGAAAGGGTTGGTTTGTAAATGGTGAGGCAGCATCTAAAAAAGATAATATTTATGTAGAAGGTAAATATCCTGGTCGAGGAACACCTGGTTTGGATAATTATAGCATGCTTAGAGTTTCTGAAATGTATCTAATTGCAGCGGAATCAGCTGCAAGACTAGGAGATGAGACTACAGCTCGTAAATATTTGGACGCAATAAGACAAAGAGCTCTTCCTACAGCGGCATCAACAACTGCTACCGGACAAGCTTTAATCGATGCTATACTTCTAGAGAAACGCAAAGAACTAGCTTTTGAAGGACATTATTTTCATGATTTGAAACGATTGCATTTGCCAATTATTGCAGCTACTACCGGAACCGGAGCTTTAGGGCAAACTATTCAACCCGGTGATACAAGATTAGCATGGCCAATACCTCAAAGAGAAATTGATGCCAATCCAAATATTGCTACACAGCAAAATCCTGGATATTGA
- a CDS encoding TonB-dependent receptor, with product MKKLIMILTCIIASVGLSVAQTTRVSGTILDDTGETVIGASVVAKGTTVGTVTDIDGNFSLNIPSDRKTLVISLIGMKTKEVAAGTNLKIIMENDSKLMDEVVVTGYGLVKKATFTGSATTVQSKALTDITSSSVDKALQGNSAGLLTQAASGQPGAGQRIVVRGLGSVNAGTEPLWIVDGVPIATGNFGQLTSTGETTYSDNSNALAGINPNDIESITVLKDASATSIYGARAANGVVVVTTKSGIDGKTRFSLSSNYGWSRRATNNFKVMNKAQYTEYMTEALFNSGGYSSLDEAQQDLFDTFPKDANGNSYNFNWMDRTYRNDAPTYSFDISANGGNAKTKFFVSAGYFNQEGILEASAMNRISNKFNITHAYSNKLRFGLSSTLSLTKQETPLTTSSYYSNPVLASAIIPALDPGEIDGVPTKLTVLSANFLANIKYNYANSRTYRVIESAFVEYDLLEGLTFKTQWGVDFMQVNEAQWDDPRVPGNTASTLGGRATRTGGESLVWNITNTLNYNKVFDKVHNLNVMVGQEANDDSYRYQIAASEGFPTPDFQELTAGANPVTAESDYKHVRLFSLFTRVNYAYDNKYILSTSFRRDGSSRFSKDNLYSNFWSVGGQWRMSQENFLQNVEWLTNLGLRASYGTSGNSDVTTFTTAGSELDGRHPALGLYSGGANYNGVSGIYPLQMVNNDLKWESTASFNVGVDFSAFNNRLSTTLEFYNKNTTDLLFRVPVSSTTGFTTAMRNVGSMRNRGVEWTISGVPVVTKDFEWTVSFNISHNKNKVTELYGGQDIITTNRIKREGEDVQSIYTYEWAGVDPEDGAPMWYAEDGSKVKSISKANRRIVGSAAPKYFGGLTNTFKYKGFDLSALFYFNQGNKISDQTLAMVNAFGARGLWNQSPDVLNRWQKPGDITDVPKVIYGVSPSVYAPMSTRYVYDGSFIRLRNLNIGYTLPNVPGLRIYFQGTNLLTFTDYKGLDPEVGINGDPWFGYPVAKTMTFGFNYNF from the coding sequence ATGAAAAAATTGATAATGATTTTGACTTGTATCATTGCAAGTGTCGGGTTATCAGTAGCTCAAACAACACGAGTTTCAGGTACAATCTTAGATGATACCGGTGAAACCGTGATTGGAGCTTCAGTCGTAGCTAAAGGTACAACTGTAGGAACAGTGACCGATATCGATGGTAATTTCTCTTTGAATATTCCATCAGATAGAAAAACGCTAGTGATTTCTCTTATTGGTATGAAAACCAAAGAAGTAGCAGCCGGAACAAATTTGAAAATCATCATGGAAAATGATTCAAAATTAATGGATGAGGTTGTAGTAACAGGTTATGGTCTGGTTAAGAAGGCTACATTTACAGGGTCGGCGACTACTGTTCAGTCTAAAGCGTTGACAGACATAACCAGTTCTTCAGTAGATAAAGCTTTACAAGGAAACTCTGCCGGTTTGCTTACTCAAGCAGCTTCAGGACAACCTGGTGCAGGTCAGAGGATAGTTGTGAGAGGGCTTGGTTCTGTGAATGCAGGTACTGAACCTTTGTGGATTGTAGACGGAGTTCCTATTGCTACAGGTAATTTTGGACAATTGACTTCTACCGGAGAAACTACTTATTCTGATAACTCGAATGCTTTGGCTGGTATAAATCCGAATGATATCGAAAGCATAACTGTGTTGAAAGATGCTTCTGCTACATCTATTTATGGAGCTCGTGCAGCAAATGGGGTAGTGGTAGTTACCACTAAATCAGGGATTGATGGCAAGACCAGATTCTCTTTATCTTCTAATTATGGCTGGTCAAGAAGAGCTACCAATAATTTTAAGGTAATGAACAAAGCTCAATATACTGAATATATGACAGAGGCTTTGTTTAATAGTGGAGGATATAGTTCTTTGGATGAAGCTCAACAGGATTTATTTGATACTTTTCCTAAAGATGCAAATGGAAATTCGTATAATTTTAATTGGATGGATAGAACATATAGAAATGATGCGCCTACCTATTCATTTGATATCTCGGCAAATGGAGGTAATGCGAAAACTAAATTCTTTGTTTCAGCAGGATATTTTAATCAAGAAGGTATTTTAGAGGCATCGGCTATGAATCGTATCTCGAACAAATTCAATATAACTCATGCCTACTCAAATAAACTTAGATTTGGATTGAGTAGTACTCTATCTTTGACTAAGCAAGAAACTCCATTAACAACAAGTTCTTATTATTCTAATCCAGTATTGGCATCAGCTATAATACCAGCTCTTGATCCAGGCGAAATAGACGGAGTTCCAACGAAGTTAACTGTTTTATCTGCAAATTTTTTGGCGAATATAAAATATAACTATGCTAACTCTAGAACTTATAGAGTTATTGAGAGTGCTTTTGTAGAATATGATCTTCTGGAAGGGTTGACCTTTAAAACACAATGGGGTGTTGACTTTATGCAAGTGAATGAGGCTCAGTGGGATGATCCAAGGGTTCCCGGTAATACAGCATCTACTCTTGGAGGACGTGCTACACGTACAGGAGGAGAAAGTTTAGTTTGGAACATTACTAATACATTGAATTATAATAAAGTATTTGATAAAGTTCATAATTTAAATGTAATGGTTGGACAAGAAGCAAATGATGACTCTTATCGCTATCAAATTGCTGCTTCGGAAGGTTTTCCTACTCCCGATTTTCAAGAGTTGACAGCAGGAGCCAATCCTGTTACAGCTGAAAGTGATTATAAGCATGTGAGACTGTTTTCTTTATTCACTAGAGTAAACTATGCATATGATAACAAATATATTTTGTCAACAAGTTTCCGTCGAGACGGTTCTTCTCGATTCTCTAAAGACAATCTATATTCAAACTTCTGGTCTGTTGGTGGACAATGGAGAATGAGTCAGGAGAATTTCCTTCAAAATGTAGAATGGTTAACAAATCTAGGCCTAAGAGCTAGTTATGGAACATCAGGTAATTCAGATGTTACTACTTTTACGACTGCTGGGTCAGAACTTGATGGAAGACACCCTGCATTAGGATTATATTCTGGTGGAGCCAATTATAATGGAGTATCAGGTATTTACCCATTGCAGATGGTTAATAATGATTTGAAATGGGAGTCAACAGCTTCATTTAACGTAGGTGTAGATTTCTCTGCTTTTAATAATAGATTATCTACAACTCTTGAATTCTACAATAAGAATACAACAGATCTACTATTCCGTGTCCCAGTATCTTCTACTACCGGATTTACCACAGCAATGAGAAACGTGGGAAGTATGAGAAATAGAGGAGTAGAATGGACAATATCAGGGGTTCCTGTTGTTACTAAAGATTTTGAATGGACTGTTAGCTTCAATATAAGTCATAATAAGAATAAAGTAACAGAACTGTATGGAGGACAAGATATCATTACTACAAATCGAATCAAACGTGAAGGGGAAGATGTTCAGTCTATTTATACTTATGAATGGGCTGGTGTAGATCCAGAAGATGGTGCTCCAATGTGGTATGCGGAAGATGGAAGTAAAGTGAAAAGTATTTCAAAAGCTAATAGACGAATTGTTGGATCTGCAGCTCCTAAATACTTTGGCGGTTTAACAAATACGTTTAAATATAAGGGATTTGACTTGTCTGCATTGTTCTACTTCAATCAAGGTAATAAGATTTCAGACCAGACTTTGGCCATGGTGAATGCTTTTGGTGCTAGAGGTTTATGGAATCAATCACCAGATGTGTTGAATAGATGGCAAAAACCAGGAGACATAACAGATGTTCCAAAAGTTATCTATGGTGTATCTCCTTCAGTATATGCTCCAATGTCTACTAGATATGTATATGATGGTTCTTTTATCCGTTTGAGAAATTTAAATATCGGCTATACATTACCAAATGTACCAGGATTACGTATTTATTTCCAAGGAACGAATCTTTTGACTTTTACAGATTATAAAGGACTTGATCCTGAAGTTGGAATTAACGGAGACCCATGGTTTGGATATCCTGTTGCTAAAACCATGACATTTGGTTTTAATTACAATTTTTAA